One Nicotiana tomentosiformis chromosome 4, ASM39032v3, whole genome shotgun sequence genomic window carries:
- the LOC138909237 gene encoding uncharacterized protein, whose protein sequence is MDSAANLNSHLMKEVYEQFKIEHRNSTPYRLKAKRVVEAANKNIKKILRKMIQGSRQWHEKLLFALLGYRTTVCTSTGAMPYLLVYGTEGVRIQYDMLSKYCKECKLQGHDEIECWRLHPELIENRSSEKRNDLADSNNWNAAADEQGKTKNHTAPLMILMSGKVVGALPQPL, encoded by the exons ATGGATAGtgctgctaatttgaatagtcatctgatgaaggaggtatatgaacaatttaaaattgagcatcgCAATTCTACTCCTTACCGGCTCAAAGCTAAAAGAGTTGTTGAAGCTGCGAATAAGAACATAAAGAAGATTCTcaggaagatgatccaagggtctagacaatggcacgagaaactgctttttgctcttttgggataccggacaACTGTCTGTACATCAACTGGCGCAAtgccctacttattggtttatggcactgaag GGGTAAGAATTCAGTATGACATGCTATCAAAATATTGTAAGGAGTGTAAACTACAAGGACATGATGAAATTGAATGTTGGCGTTTGCACCCCGAGCTTATTGAGAATCGAAGCAGCGAGAAAAGGAATGATCTTGCTGATTCGAATAACTGGAATGCTGCTGCTGATGAACAAGGAAAAACCAAAAATCACACTGCCCCTTTAATGATTCTCATGAGTGGAAAAGTAGTCGGGGCGCTGCCTCAGCCATTGTAA